One part of the Bacteroidia bacterium genome encodes these proteins:
- a CDS encoding D-Ala-D-Ala carboxypeptidase family metallohydrolase → MSERKYEFFSLSEFDSPDVKGSGVNMQHSTMEMLDKARALAGIPFVINSGFRTEAFNKVIGGVANSAHLRGYAADIRCYSWSNFEQIVMALILVGFRRIGTHHAYVHADNDPNLEPATWLYDRSNLEQNSRLQFVNAALKMFNFIKLTQ, encoded by the coding sequence ATGAGTGAAAGAAAGTATGAATTTTTCAGTTTATCTGAATTTGACAGCCCTGATGTAAAAGGTAGCGGTGTTAATATGCAACACAGCACGATGGAAATGCTTGACAAAGCCCGTGCATTGGCAGGGATACCGTTTGTTATTAATTCAGGGTTTCGCACAGAAGCATTCAACAAAGTGATTGGGGGGGTTGCTAACAGTGCTCATTTGAGAGGCTATGCAGCCGATATTAGGTGTTACAGTTGGTCAAATTTTGAACAAATTGTCATGGCTTTGATTTTAGTAGGGTTTAGACGCATTGGAACACATCATGCTTATGTTCATGCAGATAACGACCCTAATTTAGAGCCTGCTACTTGGTTGTATGACCGTTCCAATTTAGAACAGAATAGCAGGTTACAATTTGTCAATGCAGCCTTAAAAATGTTTAATTTTATTAAATTAACACAATAA
- a CDS encoding DUF6371 domain-containing protein translates to MKYDVNEIKRIPILEVLHYFGFETRTTGKWASVKGDTSLKVDVASNTYHDFSNKYGHGTVIDFVMHTQNVDFVRACEILGGCFLGSVPMDGWHPKSVAKSNQSSIKSSMKRYLSEQVVGALLGEKHYTINALYQFMQRWGVTPAMMQKLNIGTTKDGHAAFLYQNSEGQYEAVKVVPYNAHTGKRSGDIIVPKGFQSKDGYTAKCFYNEIAVNQAEVVFIVESEKTAAIGTLYFKNPNFAFIATGGAQKLANLLRSKAGLLSEKKVVLLPDNDAAGSDWITVATQFRSLYECLQVWILDADAPDKSDLADLIILQTLGWEVTFNSLYKKLQGGARVGALPEQPSRVPIENSRVGALPEQPSRAQPPRALMPIKQRDDELKSFFAKQGVDWEELKAFFAKQVLPETLQYYNSKGVVYATITNLPAYVANLLELVEDLTNNKQYRHAQVYVYHLLRVKESLKEGSYIQSEQLDDEVPF, encoded by the coding sequence ATGAAGTACGATGTAAATGAAATTAAGCGAATCCCAATTTTAGAGGTATTGCACTACTTTGGTTTTGAGACTCGTACTACTGGCAAGTGGGCAAGTGTAAAAGGGGATACGAGTCTGAAAGTAGATGTAGCATCCAATACGTACCATGATTTTAGTAATAAGTATGGGCATGGTACTGTAATAGACTTTGTTATGCACACACAAAACGTTGATTTTGTGCGCGCTTGTGAGATATTGGGGGGTTGTTTTTTAGGTAGTGTGCCAATGGATGGTTGGCACCCCAAATCAGTTGCAAAGTCAAATCAAAGTTCAATAAAAAGTAGTATGAAAAGATATTTATCCGAACAGGTAGTAGGGGCTTTGTTAGGGGAAAAACATTACACTATCAATGCTTTGTATCAATTCATGCAGCGTTGGGGGGTTACGCCTGCAATGATGCAAAAGCTAAATATTGGTACAACGAAAGACGGGCATGCAGCTTTTTTGTATCAGAATAGTGAGGGTCAATATGAAGCTGTAAAGGTTGTACCATACAATGCTCATACGGGCAAAAGAAGTGGGGACATCATTGTTCCAAAAGGGTTTCAGAGTAAAGACGGTTATACTGCCAAATGTTTTTACAATGAAATAGCTGTTAATCAAGCAGAAGTAGTGTTTATTGTAGAATCTGAAAAAACAGCAGCTATTGGGACGTTGTATTTTAAGAATCCCAATTTTGCATTTATAGCGACGGGTGGTGCACAAAAGTTAGCCAATTTGTTGCGTTCAAAAGCAGGCTTGTTAAGTGAAAAGAAGGTGGTATTATTACCAGATAACGATGCAGCTGGAAGCGATTGGATAACGGTTGCAACACAGTTTAGGAGTTTGTATGAGTGTTTACAGGTTTGGATATTGGATGCTGATGCTCCTGATAAAAGCGATTTAGCGGATTTAATTATTTTGCAAACGCTTGGTTGGGAGGTTACATTTAATTCGCTTTATAAGAAGTTGCAGGGTGGTGCGCGCGTGGGGGCTCTCCCGGAGCAACCTTCCCGCGTACCAATAGAAAATTCGCGCGTGGGGGCTCTCCCGGAGCAACCTTCCCGCGCGCAGCCTCCCCGCGCACTGATGCCAATCAAACAAAGAGATGATGAGCTTAAAAGTTTCTTTGCTAAGCAAGGCGTTGATTGGGAGGAACTCAAAGCCTTCTTTGCTAAACAAGTGTTGCCTGAAACCTTGCAATACTACAATAGCAAAGGGGTTGTTTATGCTACTATTACCAATTTACCAGCTTATGTAGCTAATTTGTTAGAATTGGTTGAAGACCTGACCAACAACAAACAATACAGACATGCACAAGTGTATGTGTATCATTTGCTCCGTGTCAAAGAGTCTTTAAAAGAAGGTAGTTATATCCAATCAGAACAATTAGATGATGAAGTCCCCTTTTAA
- a CDS encoding YfjI family protein has protein sequence MTEQRISVIQAYADTPLIDESVYSVLPAVFTVPASFYAQFSLRARDIFFLASLGCIGAALRNPYTKWMRKVSYPNLYILIAAPPFSFKSAINDARGYLYDSVRYYKEQWQVRVQDWQMKMFAAKENKETFLEPRPFEHYLIVPAKTNKPTLIQQLNACPVNILIANEASSIFSTIQAGGYGDYKDILLNAWNHEEINDQTKTGGYRVMIETPRLSIVTTTTPNQAFQLTGVGTDGLLSRFCIYVCVDETEILNGFLDNDDDINAYTEAKRFSSLVLEKSFWQTHVALQENQGKHILEYVNKTLKMWKIGNPDSEVYKSILGRSLINFGRICTIISIMDMHTEERKYYVREHVFEASKSIIATLLEHTYRMITVENSRAPKDLQVPAPVLTEETLYSRFLAKLPLSFNRTEALNIGAELGMSMGSVDGYLNRLKKKGLIGYKEGIYTKS, from the coding sequence ATGACAGAACAAAGAATATCTGTTATACAAGCGTACGCTGATACTCCTTTGATTGATGAATCGGTTTACAGCGTCTTACCAGCAGTATTTACTGTTCCTGCATCGTTTTACGCGCAATTTTCATTGCGTGCAAGGGATATCTTTTTCCTTGCCTCGTTGGGGTGTATTGGGGCGGCTTTAAGGAATCCATATACAAAATGGATGCGAAAAGTGAGTTATCCCAATCTATACATTTTGATAGCAGCCCCGCCGTTCAGTTTTAAGTCTGCTATCAACGATGCGAGGGGGTATCTGTATGATTCCGTTCGATATTACAAAGAGCAGTGGCAAGTTCGTGTGCAGGATTGGCAAATGAAGATGTTTGCAGCAAAGGAAAACAAAGAGACTTTTTTAGAGCCTCGGCCGTTTGAGCACTATTTGATAGTGCCTGCCAAGACCAATAAGCCGACGCTGATACAACAGTTAAATGCTTGCCCTGTAAACATATTGATTGCCAATGAAGCGAGTAGCATTTTTAGTACTATTCAAGCAGGTGGGTATGGGGATTATAAAGATATTTTGTTAAACGCATGGAACCATGAAGAGATAAACGATCAAACAAAAACGGGCGGGTATCGGGTTATGATAGAGACTCCGCGTTTAAGTATTGTAACCACCACAACGCCCAATCAAGCATTCCAATTAACGGGCGTAGGCACTGATGGATTGTTGAGCCGTTTCTGCATTTATGTGTGTGTGGATGAAACGGAGATATTGAACGGTTTCTTGGATAATGATGATGATATAAATGCTTACACAGAAGCTAAACGGTTTTCAAGTTTGGTATTGGAAAAATCGTTCTGGCAAACACATGTAGCGTTGCAAGAAAATCAAGGCAAGCATATATTGGAATATGTAAACAAGACCTTGAAAATGTGGAAGATAGGTAATCCTGATAGTGAAGTATATAAGAGTATATTAGGGCGGTCGCTTATCAACTTTGGTCGTATTTGCACTATCATTAGCATCATGGATATGCACACAGAAGAGCGCAAGTACTATGTAAGAGAGCATGTTTTTGAAGCCAGTAAGAGCATTATAGCGACGCTATTGGAACACACATATCGCATGATAACAGTTGAAAATAGTCGAGCGCCAAAAGATTTGCAGGTTCCTGCACCAGTTCTTACAGAAGAGACCTTGTATAGCAGGTTTTTGGCTAAGTTGCCTCTAAGTTTTAATCGTACAGAGGCGTTGAACATTGGAGCTGAATTAGGTATGTCGATGGGGAGTGTGGACGGGTATTTAAACAGGTTGAAAAAGAAGGGGTTAATTGGGTATAAAGAAGGCATTTATACAAAGTCATGA